The Anolis carolinensis isolate JA03-04 chromosome 1, rAnoCar3.1.pri, whole genome shotgun sequence genome window below encodes:
- the zc2hc1b gene encoding zinc finger C2HC domain-containing protein 1B isoform X1: MDAGSQNMINCETCGRHFTQDALARHAPICKKVFNKKRKPFNSLKQRLQGTEIPTVKKQPIKRQPEKKSNWRQQHEDFITTIRAAKLATIAMKEGRPLPPPPPPTINPDYIQCPYCMRRFNEAAAERHINFCKEQAARRAFAPAQKGTKMPSSKQATPKKDPTLTSAVGTLLQNKVQEGNNPSQEVTGKKQYEVKQSSRIGTQKILLVHYTAPSGAMG; the protein is encoded by the exons ATGG ATGCTGGAAGCCAGAATATGATTAACTGTGAAACCTGTGGAAGACATTTCACACAAGATGCAttg GCAAGACATGCACCAATATGCAAAAAAGTCTTCAACAAAAAACGCAAACCATTCAATTCCTTGAAACAACGACTTCAGGGAACTGAGATTCCAACAGTAAAGAAACAACCTATAAAG CgccagccagaaaaaaaatctaattggaGACAACAGCATGAGGACTTCATTACAACTATCCGAGCAGCTAAACTTGCCACTATAGCTATGAAAGAAGGCCgtcccctgcctcctcctccaccgccTACCATTAATCCAG ATTATATCCAATGCCCTTACTGCATGAGAAGATTTAATGAGGCTGCAGCAGAAAGACATATAAATTTCTGCAAAGAACAAGCTGCAAGGCGTGCCTTTGCTCCAGCTCAGAAAGGAACCAAGATGCCCTCA AGCAAACAAGCAACTCCCAAAAAAGACCCAACTTTAACAAGTGCTGTAGGAACACTGCTTCAAAACAAGGTACAAGAAGGCAACAATCCAAGTCAGGAAGTAACAGGTAAGAAGCAGTATGAAGTGAAACAATCTTCACGTATAGGAACACAAAAGATTCTATTGGTTCATTACactgcccccagtggcgcaatgggttaa
- the sf3b5 gene encoding splicing factor 3B subunit 5, whose product MTDRYTIHSQLEHLQSKYIGTGHADTTKWEWLVNQHRDSYCSYMGHFDLLNYFAIAEDESKARVRFNLMEKMLQPCGPPADKPDES is encoded by the coding sequence ATGACGGACCGCTACACCATCCATAGCCAGCTGGAGCACCTGCAGTCCAAGTACATCGGGACGGGCCACGCGGACACGACCAAGTGGGAGTGGCTGGTGAACCAGCACCGGGACTCGTACTGCTCCTACATGGGCCACTTCGACCTGCTCAACTACTTCGCCATCGCCGAGGACGAGAGCAAGGCCCGCGTCCGCTTCAACCTCATGGAGAAGATGCTGCAGCCCTGCGGGCCCCCCGCAGACAAGCCCGACGAGTCCTGA
- the zc2hc1b gene encoding zinc finger C2HC domain-containing protein 1B isoform X2, with translation MDAGSQNMINCETCGRHFTQDALARHAPICKKVFNKKRKPFNSLKQRLQGTEIPTVKKQPIKRQPEKKSNWRQQHEDFITTIRAAKLATIAMKEGRPLPPPPPPTINPDYIQCPYCMRRFNEAAAERHINFCKEQAARRAFAPAQKGTKMPSDMLLELPREQHQRKHLLALLENSPELYHRTEDNDRMPHQAFEKQYLLFTVLLSETSKHSSHKMD, from the exons ATGG ATGCTGGAAGCCAGAATATGATTAACTGTGAAACCTGTGGAAGACATTTCACACAAGATGCAttg GCAAGACATGCACCAATATGCAAAAAAGTCTTCAACAAAAAACGCAAACCATTCAATTCCTTGAAACAACGACTTCAGGGAACTGAGATTCCAACAGTAAAGAAACAACCTATAAAG CgccagccagaaaaaaaatctaattggaGACAACAGCATGAGGACTTCATTACAACTATCCGAGCAGCTAAACTTGCCACTATAGCTATGAAAGAAGGCCgtcccctgcctcctcctccaccgccTACCATTAATCCAG ATTATATCCAATGCCCTTACTGCATGAGAAGATTTAATGAGGCTGCAGCAGAAAGACATATAAATTTCTGCAAAGAACAAGCTGCAAGGCGTGCCTTTGCTCCAGCTCAGAAAGGAACCAAGATGCCCTCA GACATGCTGCTGGAACTTCCGAGAGAGCAGCACCAAAGAAAGCACCTGCTGGCCCTTCTGGAAAATAGTCCAG AGCTCTATCACAGAACAGAAGATAATGATAGAATGCCTCACCAAGCATTTGAAAAGCAGTATTTACTTTTTACGGTATTGCTATCAGAGACCAGCAAGCATTCATCTCACAAGATGGATTGA
- the zc2hc1b gene encoding zinc finger C2HC domain-containing protein 1B isoform X4, translated as MDAGSQNMINCETCGRHFTQDALARHAPICKKVFNKKRKPFNSLKQRLQGTEIPTVKKQPIKRQPEKKSNWRQQHEDFITTIRAAKLATIAMKEGRPLPPPPPPTINPDYIQCPYCMRRFNEAAAERHINFCKEQAARRAFAPAQKGTKMPSDMLLELPREQHQRKHLLALLENSPGVFNLYLNGHLQVCFNCGVFH; from the exons ATGG ATGCTGGAAGCCAGAATATGATTAACTGTGAAACCTGTGGAAGACATTTCACACAAGATGCAttg GCAAGACATGCACCAATATGCAAAAAAGTCTTCAACAAAAAACGCAAACCATTCAATTCCTTGAAACAACGACTTCAGGGAACTGAGATTCCAACAGTAAAGAAACAACCTATAAAG CgccagccagaaaaaaaatctaattggaGACAACAGCATGAGGACTTCATTACAACTATCCGAGCAGCTAAACTTGCCACTATAGCTATGAAAGAAGGCCgtcccctgcctcctcctccaccgccTACCATTAATCCAG ATTATATCCAATGCCCTTACTGCATGAGAAGATTTAATGAGGCTGCAGCAGAAAGACATATAAATTTCTGCAAAGAACAAGCTGCAAGGCGTGCCTTTGCTCCAGCTCAGAAAGGAACCAAGATGCCCTCA GACATGCTGCTGGAACTTCCGAGAGAGCAGCACCAAAGAAAGCACCTGCTGGCCCTTCTGGAAAATAGTCCAG GTGTTTTTAACCTATATCTGAATGGCCACCTTCAGGTATGCTTTAACTGTGGGGTCTTCCATTGA
- the zc2hc1b gene encoding zinc finger C2HC domain-containing protein 1B isoform X3 codes for MDAGSQNMINCETCGRHFTQDALARHAPICKKVFNKKRKPFNSLKQRLQGTEIPTVKKQPIKRQPEKKSNWRQQHEDFITTIRAAKLATIAMKEGRPLPPPPPPTINPDYIQCPYCMRRFNEAAAERHINFCKEQAARRAFAPAQKGTKMPSSKQATPKKDPTLTSAVGTLLQNKVQEGNNPSQEVTGHAAGTSERAAPKKAPAGPSGK; via the exons ATGG ATGCTGGAAGCCAGAATATGATTAACTGTGAAACCTGTGGAAGACATTTCACACAAGATGCAttg GCAAGACATGCACCAATATGCAAAAAAGTCTTCAACAAAAAACGCAAACCATTCAATTCCTTGAAACAACGACTTCAGGGAACTGAGATTCCAACAGTAAAGAAACAACCTATAAAG CgccagccagaaaaaaaatctaattggaGACAACAGCATGAGGACTTCATTACAACTATCCGAGCAGCTAAACTTGCCACTATAGCTATGAAAGAAGGCCgtcccctgcctcctcctccaccgccTACCATTAATCCAG ATTATATCCAATGCCCTTACTGCATGAGAAGATTTAATGAGGCTGCAGCAGAAAGACATATAAATTTCTGCAAAGAACAAGCTGCAAGGCGTGCCTTTGCTCCAGCTCAGAAAGGAACCAAGATGCCCTCA AGCAAACAAGCAACTCCCAAAAAAGACCCAACTTTAACAAGTGCTGTAGGAACACTGCTTCAAAACAAGGTACAAGAAGGCAACAATCCAAGTCAGGAAGTAACAG GACATGCTGCTGGAACTTCCGAGAGAGCAGCACCAAAGAAAGCACCTGCTGGCCCTTCTGGAAAATAG